The Toxorhynchites rutilus septentrionalis strain SRP chromosome 3, ASM2978413v1, whole genome shotgun sequence genome includes a region encoding these proteins:
- the LOC129778129 gene encoding RING finger and CHY zinc finger domain-containing protein 1, whose amino-acid sequence MATTGEKKSQSKDGKGEKRVGCAHYKRRAKFVTPCCNKFYMCRYCHDENETHFFNRKTVTELICTECNTRQRVQAECEQCGVRFGRYTCLVCNLFDDEDRNQYHCDGCGICRVGGRGRFFHCEVCNMCLPLQLKFEGHRCVENVSRSNCPVCLDDIHTSRIPCHIPDCGHLLHRTCFEELLSSGHYACPTCQTSMMDMNQLWDYLDAEVSATPMPKEYENYFVDILCKDCHKESTVKFHVVGLKCRHCGAYNTCRTKTKHLDAATKCTNGNEGTSSENGENSNGASGSSSSVPTSSTTASSVPSVATSSSRSSSRVAPSTSAESETASTSTAPSMTANSSSTTSNCDESSSYDSSNSNEEA is encoded by the exons ATGGCAACAACGGGAGAGAAAAAGTCCCAATCAAAAGATGGCAAAGGAGAGAAACGCGTGGGATGTGCACACTATAAACGACGTGCCAAGTTTGTG ACACCTTGCTGCAATAAATTCTACATGTGCCGATACTGCCATGATGAGAATGAGACACATTTCTTCAACCGAAAAACGGTTACGGAGCTGATTTGCACTGAGTGCAACACTAGGCAACGGGTGCAAGCAGAATGCGAACAGTGTGGCGTACGGTTCGGACGG TATACGTGTTTGGTGTGCAATCTTTTTGACGACGAGGATCGTAATCAGTATCATTGTGATGGCTGTGGTATCTGTCGAGTTGGTGGCCGAGGACGATTTTTCCACTGTGAGGTCTGTAATATGTGCTTACCGCTGCAGCTCAAATTCGAAGGGCATAGG TGTGTGGAGAATGTGTCGCGTTCGAATTGTCCCGTTTGCTTAGACGACATCCACACATCCCGGATTCCCTGCCACATTCCAGACTGTGGACATTTATTGCATCGCACATGTTTCGAGGAACTG CTCTCTTCCGGTCATTACGCTTGTCCAACCTGCCAGACGTCGATGATGGATATGAATCAACTGTGGGATTACCTGGATGCCGAAGTGTCTGCGACACCTATGCCAAAGGAGTATGAGAATTACTTCGTTGATATTCTCTGCAAGGACTGTCATAAG GAATCGACGGTTAAATTCCACGTCGTCGGACTAAAGTGTAGGCACTGTGGCGCGTATAACACTTGTCGAACAAAAACTAAACATTTAGACGCTGCTACAAAATGCACAAATGGTAACGAAG GCACAAGTTCAGAGAACGGCGAAAACAGCAATGGTGCTTCGGGCAGTTCTTCCTCCGTACCGACGAGCTCAACCACGGCCAGCTCGGTACCTTCTGTAGCGACAAGCTCCAGTAGATCCAGCAGCAGAGTTGCCCCCTCGACATCCGCTGAATCGGAGACCGCATCCACCTCGACCGCTCCAAGCATGACGGCGAACTCTTCTTCCACAACGAGTAATTGTGACGAAAGTTCCTCGTACGACAGCAGCAATAGCAATGAGGAAGCTTAA